The following DNA comes from Simkania negevensis Z.
TTCCAAAATGGACAGTGTGGGTTTTGTAAGAGTGAATCGAACCTGAGAAAATTTTATCTGCGACGTCGAGGGCTTCATCCCCTGAAATGCGGATAACAGCAATACCTCCCTCACCAGGTGGGGTGGCAACAGCTGCAATCGTTTGGCCTTTTTCGTAGGTGCGGTGTGTAAATTCCATGAAGAAAGTTTATCACAGAAGGAGATTTATTGAGAGTGCTGCATTTCCGAATCCCTGCTATAAGTAATATAAATTTTAAAAATCTTTTCAATGACATCGGGATCGATGTTATAGCTGTGGGCAAGGTCACCCAATTTTTTAATCTCCTCTGCTTCACGCTTTGGATCATAAACTGGAATGTTGTGCTCTTTTTTATATGCAGCAACTTGTTGCACAACTTGATAACGAAGCGCAAAAAGAGAAACGATATTTTGATCGATGATATCTAACTCTTGCCGAAAAAGGTCTAAGTTGACGATTTCCTTTGCAGAAATAGTTCCCATCGAAAGTGCAAAGAGTAAAAGTAATTTTCTCATAGCTAACCTGCCTTGTTTTTTCACAAGGCAGGAATATAGCATAAAAAGAAATTATTTGATGAGTTGCACGAGAAGCTTGAGGTTTTCTACCGTCTCAGCTTTTTTGAGTGCGTCCACTAGCCCTGTTGAATCGACATCATTAATTTCCTTCGCACGTTTCACCAACTTATTGAAATCAGCTGCAGAAAGCTTTAACTCAGAGGAGTAACAAATGCTCAAAACAATCCACTGAAGCTGGACCAAATTCAATTTTTTTAAGTTGAGCTCCGTTTCAAGATCATCTGCTTCCTTTAGCGGTGCCAGGGGTGATAAATTGACAGCTTTCAACAGAGTATTTGCTTTTTCTTTCAGCCACTCACTGGTTTCATACTCTTTTGGATCGCTATGAACGAAAATGTGATCAGTTGGGTGAAAGTCCTTGAAGAAAGGATTATCTTTATTCTGAATTACTTTAGGTGGCTCGAGTTGCAAGGCCTGCATCCCCCCCCAAATTTCTTTTTGCTTTTCTTCGCTAAGCTTCATGATCTTTGGATGGTGTGCAGAATAATCTTTATGGATGTTTTTGACTTTTGTAACCATGTTTTCAACCATTGCGTTTAAACTCAGTGTGTGGTGAGCATTAAAAAGTACTGGCGGAAGGAGTGTTCCCCAAACAACTTTAGTCATAGTCTCATAAGCAACTTGAGTGACACGTGGGACGACGAAAAGGGCGGTAGCAACATAGCCAGCGAATGCTAGGTAATCTCCATAGGATCTCTGAGCATAAACGTCTGTTTTTTCGTCTTTCCCAAAGCCAACAACCCGCTTGGTCAACGTAGCACTTGTTGTTCCCATTGCTCCAATCGCAAGGGTATCGATAAGAGTCAGCGGAAGAGGGTCTTTCCAACCCATGTAGGGAAGCGCCTTTGTGATGACGAATAGAGAAAAGGCAAACGCCATTCCCCATGAGATGAAGTCGGCATGTAAAGAATAATTTCCACCTTCAGAAAGATCGTAAAGATCTTCTGCTTCTGGTTTTACATAAGGTGTGTCAATGGCCTTTATTAGGTTTGCTACTTGAGCCGTCATAATTTTCCTTGAATTTGTGATAATTTTTTTTGAAAATCATGAGAATTATAAAAAAAGACCTTTTTTAATGCACGAATAATTCTATGTTTATTAAAAATATAAAAGATAGAGTTATCTAGTATTGTAAATAAGTTTTTTCAAATGCTCGACAGAGTCAGCAATTTTCAACTTTTCGAGGAGGCTAGTCGAATCTGTTTCGGTGATTTCTAGGGCTCTTTCTTTTAACAGGCGAAAGTGATTTGCTGATAATGCATAATCAGGGCTAGTACATAAGTTCAAAATTAGCCATTGGACTCGAGGTAGTCTTAGTCTTTTTAAATTTTCTTTTGTCTCAATTTCAATCGATTCGTCTATTGAAGGATAAGTCGCTAAACGAAGTCTCGATAATAAAGGGTTGCAATACTTTATGAGACGCTCTCGTCTTGTAATCTCCTCTGCGGAGAGATTTTTAATGAAAGTGCTGGGGAATAGGATACAATTTTTTAAAATGGGTAAAGGTTGATCAAGAACTTCTTTTGGTGGTTGAAAGAAGCTTAATTGGTAGAAAATTCTTTTTTGTGATTTTTGAGGGAGCTCTTGAATCTTTTGATGGTGAACTGCGTAGTTTGAAGAGAGAATTTTTCCTTTATTAGATCTATCAATTAATACTGAGAACATGTGAGTGGCTAAAACGAGAGAAAGTGGGATAGGGGGCCAAGTAGCCCGAATAGCCCATTCAAAAGTTTTTCTAAAGGGGATGTTCGTACAGATGGGAATGACAACAAATGCTATAAACCCACATCCAGCTAGACCTGATAAATTAAAAAAGTCTCGTCTGTCATATGTTTCTGTTTCAGGGTCCTTGCTATATGCGAAGATTCGTGTGGCTAATGCTCCCCCAAAGCTACTCAGGGTGGCAATTTGAACTGACTCTGCAGCTGAAAAGGTGAGGGAGTTGGAGTGAAAGAAATAAGCGTCAAAAATTCTAAGATAAACCAGTGAAACTGTGATGGCTACCGTAAACGCTGCGTAATCAGTTAAGAAAGAATAAGAAGCTCCATCGGAAAAGTCATATAGATTTTTTTCTGGATTTTGAAGATACGGCGTGTTGAACGAGTGCATTAATTCTTTGACTTCAGAAATCATTTTTTCCTCTAAGAAGTTTCCTCGGCAAAAAGTTTACTATCAAATGCCTTTTAATGCACAGCTAATGAGCTCACTTAAGGGAGGAGGAGAATCAAATTGTGACAGAGCATGTTGAATTGCCTTTTGGGCTTGGAGGGTGTTATATCCTAAGTTCATGAGAGCGCTCATGGCATCTTGGCTTAAATTATCTTTGCCTTTTATGAGGATAGAAGGGGCGATGTGTTTAAGCTTTTTATGAATCTTGTCGCGCATTTCGACGATGAGTCTTTCAGCGGTCTTTTTCCCAATCCCAGGGATTTTGGAAAGGAGGTTAACATTGGCGTGAGTAATAGCAGACTCTAAATCTGAATGGTCCAAATGGCCAATGAGAGCTAGGGCTGTCTTTGGGCCAATGCCCGAAACATCGCTCACCATTTCAAACAGGTTTCTTTCTTCTCTTGAAAGGAATCCAAAATGGCGGTGAGAATCTTCACGAATGACTGTTGAGATGTAGAGAAGAACCTCTTCGCCAATTTGAGGAAGATTCGAGTAAGTACTAAGAGGGATAAAAAGGCCATGGCCAATTCCATTCACATCGATGACAGCCTTATTGGGGTCGCAATCTACTAATACTCCTTTAACGTACTCAAGCATAACTGAATCCTTTTATATGATGTGAATGGCAAAGCGCCAAAGCTAAGGCATCCGCGGCATCTTCCGGGTGGGGCACTTCAGGCAAATGGAGCAAGACCTGAATCATACGTCCTACTTGCTCTTTGGTCGCATTGCCCGTTCCTACGACGGCAATCTTTGCTTTTTTAGGAGCATACTCGAAAACGGGAATTTTTCGCTGCGTTCCTGCCAAAATGGCGACTCCTTTCGCCATGCCGAGTTTGAGAGCGCTTTGAGGGTTTTTGCTCACGTATTGACTTTCAATGGAGATTGCGTCAATAGGATGCAGTTCGAGAAGGTGAGCAACTGCTTCGTGAATGATGAGTTGTCTTTCGAAGAGAGGAAGCTTTGGCGGGGGGCGGATGGCGCCGTAATCAAGAGGCTCATAGAAAGTGAGATCGGTTTTGACAATGCCATAACCTGTGATCCGGGTTCCTGGATCGATTCCTAAAATGGTGTAGGTTTTCTTTTTTTCCGCTATCATACTTAGAAATTAATTCATTTGATCTCCCATTATACAATTGTATGTTTTGGAAGAGATTTAGGCAAACGAGGCGAATCTTAAATTCGACAAATGTTGATTTTTGAAGTTGTTTGAGTATAGATATACGAGCAACTTGGGTTCAAATACTCAAATATGTTAAAATGGAAGGCATGAAAAAATTGCAGCCGAAAAATATTATCGTTCGGATGCCAAACTGGATCGGCGATCTCGTGATGGCAACTCCGATTTTGACAGATTTACGCTTCGCATTTCCAGATGCGTCAATCACTGCAATGGTTTATGAAAAAATCGGACCGTTAATCGAAGCAGATCCCGCAATTGATGAACTTTTTCTCTTTTCTCGTGCTAAAGGAATGATCCGGCGCATTAGGCAACGGAATATTGTCGAAAAATTGCGCGATGGAAATTACGATCTGGGCTTGCTTCTCACGAATTCCTTTTCTTCTGCATGGCGTTTTTGGCAAGGTGGTGTGAAAAATAAGGTTGGTTTTAGCGGAGATGGCAGATCTTTTTTACTCGATCAAGCTGTCCCCTTCCCAAAAGAAAGAAAGACGCAACATCTTGTCCTGACTTATAAAGCTTTACTCAAGCACATTGGCATTCCCCGCTCTGAAACAGCTCCGCGCCTTTTTCTAAAAAAAGATGAGAAAGAAGGGGCATGGGACTTTGTCAAGCGGTTTGACATTCCAGCTGAGGCGAAGCTGATTGGAATCAATCCAGGTGCGGCATATGGATCGGCAAAATGCTGGCTACCTGAAAGATTTCGAGAGGTGGCAAAAAGATTGATCGATGAAGACCCCTCCCATTTTGTTCTATTTTTTGGTGATCTATCGCACAAGCAATTGATCAATGAGATTTGCACCGGACTACCTGCGCGAGCTGTCAACTTAGCCGGACAAACAGATCTTCGTTTACTCTTGGCCCTCATTTCCATTTGCTCTGTCTTTTTAACGAATGATAGTGGGCCGATGCACATTGCGGATAGTTTGGATATTCCCCTTGTTGCACTTTTTGGATCGACAGATCCGATTGCGACCGGACCGTATCGCCATGGTCAAGCTGTCATGCAAAAGAAAGTGCCTTGCTCTCCTTGCTTTAAGAGAGTGTGTCCGATTGACTTTCCTTGCATGAAGGGATTAACGGTGGAAGATGTTTTCAATCGTGTTCTCAAGACACTTCATCAAAATGAGCAGGTCACATGCTAAAAAAAATCATCGCTACCCTCCGTCCTAATCCTTTCGATCAGCTTTTAAAAAAAGCGGCGAGTGAAAACCAAAGTCGTTTTCTCGTGATTTGGAATCGGGGGCTTGGTGACATCCCTCTTGGATTATATGCGCTAGTCTATCGTATCCGCTCATTTATTCCTCATGCATCTGTGACGTTTTTGACACGGCCTGATTTGGCGCCAGGTTTTCAAATGCTCGAAAACGTTCATATTTTGTCATGTGAAGAATGGGAACGAGGAAAGCCGATTGATATCACAGAAAGTTTAGCCAAGCATCAACTGACCCCCGATGTTTTTGATGTGATATTAGAAAATCCTGATCCTACAAGATGGCTGAAATGGCAACTTGGCACCTTGACTCCAAAGTTAAAATGGCGAGAAGAGTGGGATGCACTCTCCGAAAGATACCAACTTCAGAAAGGGGAAACCTATATAGGGGTGCATGTTGATACAGAGACCGGTGGCTACTATAAGTATGAAAAAAATTGGCCCCTTTCTTACTGGCAAGAACTGTTTACCCGGATTCAAGAGGAGCACAAAGGAAAAGTGATTCTTTTCGGAATGGAAAAAGATCGCTCTTTTTTGATGGATCACATTGTTGACTTACGTGGCGAAACCACGGTTTTTGAGATGCTTTCTGTTATCAAAAATTACTGCAACTACTTGGTTGTGCCTGATTCGGGAGTGCTTTCGATCGCATATTATGTGGACAGTGACTTTCCCGTTCGCGTTGTCTCTCTCTGGGCTGATCCGCGCCAAGGAGTTTTGCGCCAAAAAGTCGACTCTCCAAACCCTCATTTTAAACATATTCCCCTAATAGGAAAAGATGACAATGTTGCCAATATATCTCCTGAATCAGCCTTCGGAGCATTATTCAATCCCGAGGAACATGAACAAGCATCCCCTTGCTGAAGTGAAACAGATATTGCAGCAGAGCCCTGCTGTGAATCCTCATGATTTTTCTCCCGTCTCAAATGATCGGGTGGTGCATGAGCTATCACCCTCTCACCACTTTGAAAAAATGGGAGTGTTGATCTTGGCAGGTGGTCAAGGAACCCGGCTTGGGTTTGAAGGACCCAAAGGGTGTTTTGAGCTTCCACTCGATGAAAAGAAAAGCCTTTTTCAAATTCACTTTGAAAGGATCAGAGCGAAAGGACCCAACTTATCGGTTGCCATTATGACATCTCCGCTGAATCACGAGGCAACACTTGCTTATCTCCAAGCAAATGATTACTTTGGACTTTCGTCTTCTCAGGTTGATCTCTATCAGCAAGAATTGATTCCGATGTGCGACGATCACGGCTATCTGTTTTATGAAGCGCCCGACAAAATTGCGGAAGCCCCTGCAGGAAATGGGAAGGCGTTGTTTTATCTCTACCAGTCACCCATTTGGGAAAAGTGGCGACAAAAGGGAGTTGAGTACATTCAAGTTGTACCGGTTGATAATCCTTTGGCCGAACCATTTGATGGAGAGCTCTTAGCTTGTCATGTTGAGAATCATCTCGATCTCGCATTAAAATGTATTGAGCGGGTCGATCCTGAGGAAAAACTGGGAGTTATTGTCGAAAAGCAAGGGAAGCTGATGATTCGGGAGTATAGCGAAGTGTCTGATGCAGTCAGGATGGGGCGCAGCGGTGAGCAACTGACCTACTACTTAGGAAATTCGGGGCTATTCTCCTGCTCGATGGATTACATTGAGCGATTGGTAGATGGGGCCTTTGAGATGCCGTGGCATTTAGCGCATAAAAAGGGAAAACGGCTCATTTCAACTCCTGATGGATGGCAAGCAGAAGAAGCTTGGATCTGGAAGTTTGAAACATTTATTTTTGATATCTTCCCCTACGCTGACTCCTATAGAGTTATTGTGGGCGATCGCAAAAACTGTTTTGCCCCCTTAAAAAATCTTTCAGGGCCTGACAGCCCTGAAGTCGTGGCGGAAGCTCTTAAGCATGTATCTTTGCGCTGATTTTATAATCTATTCATAATTAAATGTTTATGGATTTATCCTGAGGGTGTGTTAGGGAAAATTCTGATTTTTTTCTTATCATGCGATTTTAAGGTAAGTATACTTTACTTAAATAATAAATCTAAGTATAATTAAGGGTATGAGAATACCTAAAGATGAACTCCTATCTATCCTTTCTCAATTTAACCCCTGGTGGAGGGGGGAGAAAATTCCTGATCTTCCTACTTGGAAACGAGCAGCTTTTAACGAGCTATTAACATGGGTTTTGAATCCTCCAGCTTTACGGGCTGTAATGCTTTCTGGACCTAGACAAGTTGGTAAGACCACTCTTTTAATGCAGGCGATTCATCAGCTAATCGAAGAGGGAATTTCGTCTAAGAATATTCTGTATATATCGTTTGACCATCCCATTTTCAAAATCACAAGTTTAGACGCAATCCTCGAAGCTTGGCGAGAGTTAGAACCAAAAACAGAGGGCCCTGAATATCTCTTTTTGGATGAAGCGCAATTTATTCCAGACTTTGGAACATGGATCAAACACCAAGTTGATTTTTCAAAGCATCGAAGGATTATATTCACTGGCTCAGCTACACCAATTATTGAAATTGAGCCT
Coding sequences within:
- the ruvC gene encoding crossover junction endodeoxyribonuclease RuvC, with the translated sequence MIAEKKKTYTILGIDPGTRITGYGIVKTDLTFYEPLDYGAIRPPPKLPLFERQLIIHEAVAHLLELHPIDAISIESQYVSKNPQSALKLGMAKGVAILAGTQRKIPVFEYAPKKAKIAVVGTGNATKEQVGRMIQVLLHLPEVPHPEDAADALALALCHSHHIKGFSYA
- a CDS encoding glycosyltransferase family 9 protein — encoded protein: MLKKIIATLRPNPFDQLLKKAASENQSRFLVIWNRGLGDIPLGLYALVYRIRSFIPHASVTFLTRPDLAPGFQMLENVHILSCEEWERGKPIDITESLAKHQLTPDVFDVILENPDPTRWLKWQLGTLTPKLKWREEWDALSERYQLQKGETYIGVHVDTETGGYYKYEKNWPLSYWQELFTRIQEEHKGKVILFGMEKDRSFLMDHIVDLRGETTVFEMLSVIKNYCNYLVVPDSGVLSIAYYVDSDFPVRVVSLWADPRQGVLRQKVDSPNPHFKHIPLIGKDDNVANISPESAFGALFNPEEHEQASPC
- a CDS encoding chorismate mutase, with the protein product MRKLLLLFALSMGTISAKEIVNLDLFRQELDIIDQNIVSLFALRYQVVQQVAAYKKEHNIPVYDPKREAEEIKKLGDLAHSYNIDPDVIEKIFKIYITYSRDSEMQHSQ
- the waaF gene encoding lipopolysaccharide heptosyltransferase II, translating into MKKLQPKNIIVRMPNWIGDLVMATPILTDLRFAFPDASITAMVYEKIGPLIEADPAIDELFLFSRAKGMIRRIRQRNIVEKLRDGNYDLGLLLTNSFSSAWRFWQGGVKNKVGFSGDGRSFLLDQAVPFPKERKTQHLVLTYKALLKHIGIPRSETAPRLFLKKDEKEGAWDFVKRFDIPAEAKLIGINPGAAYGSAKCWLPERFREVAKRLIDEDPSHFVLFFGDLSHKQLINEICTGLPARAVNLAGQTDLRLLLALISICSVFLTNDSGPMHIADSLDIPLVALFGSTDPIATGPYRHGQAVMQKKVPCSPCFKRVCPIDFPCMKGLTVEDVFNRVLKTLHQNEQVTC
- the ruvA gene encoding Holliday junction branch migration protein RuvA, whose translation is MLEYVKGVLVDCDPNKAVIDVNGIGHGLFIPLSTYSNLPQIGEEVLLYISTVIREDSHRHFGFLSREERNLFEMVSDVSGIGPKTALALIGHLDHSDLESAITHANVNLLSKIPGIGKKTAERLIVEMRDKIHKKLKHIAPSILIKGKDNLSQDAMSALMNLGYNTLQAQKAIQHALSQFDSPPPLSELISCALKGI
- a CDS encoding UTP--glucose-1-phosphate uridylyltransferase gives rise to the protein MNKHPLAEVKQILQQSPAVNPHDFSPVSNDRVVHELSPSHHFEKMGVLILAGGQGTRLGFEGPKGCFELPLDEKKSLFQIHFERIRAKGPNLSVAIMTSPLNHEATLAYLQANDYFGLSSSQVDLYQQELIPMCDDHGYLFYEAPDKIAEAPAGNGKALFYLYQSPIWEKWRQKGVEYIQVVPVDNPLAEPFDGELLACHVENHLDLALKCIERVDPEEKLGVIVEKQGKLMIREYSEVSDAVRMGRSGEQLTYYLGNSGLFSCSMDYIERLVDGAFEMPWHLAHKKGKRLISTPDGWQAEEAWIWKFETFIFDIFPYADSYRVIVGDRKNCFAPLKNLSGPDSPEVVAEALKHVSLR